The following are encoded together in the Paludisphaera mucosa genome:
- a CDS encoding FG-GAP repeat domain-containing protein → MRILSLSATLALATFASGARGADFPRFETQEIDPHVGEVCYAVTVADVDGDGKPDVVAASEDAVVWYQNPSWTKHDVIRGRTKRDNVCVQAHDVDGDGRIDLTLGAGWKPSDTGHAGTLQWLGRDGGGDWKVHPIECDEPTIHRIRWGDVKGTGKDQLIVLPLQGRGTKGPNWGAGAGVNVVVYDVPGDPAYPHWRSEVADHTLHTIHNAQVVDLLGDGRKQIVLAAWEGVFALDRRGRGGWSRTKIGEGDQAGDPFKGASEVKVGRLTDGSRYVATIEPWHGNQVVVYTPPKAPKEGESLWTRKVLAKPVAWGHAVWCADVDGDGDDDLIIGQRDPNAEKAEAPRGPGVFVFAPRPGDDGPTFDRHDVDDGGMACEDALAADLDGDGRMDLVAGGRATHNVRIYWNRAR, encoded by the coding sequence ATGCGCATCCTCTCCTTGTCCGCGACCCTGGCCCTCGCGACCTTCGCCTCCGGGGCGCGCGGGGCCGATTTCCCCCGGTTCGAGACCCAGGAGATCGACCCCCACGTGGGCGAGGTCTGCTACGCCGTGACGGTCGCCGACGTCGACGGCGACGGCAAGCCCGACGTCGTCGCGGCCTCGGAAGACGCGGTGGTCTGGTACCAGAACCCGTCGTGGACGAAGCACGACGTGATCCGGGGCCGGACGAAGCGCGACAACGTCTGCGTCCAGGCCCATGACGTCGACGGCGACGGCCGCATCGACCTGACCCTGGGGGCGGGCTGGAAGCCGTCGGACACCGGGCACGCCGGGACGCTGCAGTGGCTCGGCCGCGACGGCGGCGGCGACTGGAAGGTCCACCCCATCGAGTGCGACGAGCCCACGATCCACCGGATCCGCTGGGGCGACGTCAAGGGGACGGGCAAGGACCAACTGATCGTCCTGCCGCTCCAGGGACGCGGCACGAAGGGCCCGAACTGGGGTGCGGGGGCCGGCGTGAACGTGGTCGTCTACGACGTGCCCGGCGACCCCGCCTATCCCCACTGGCGTTCCGAGGTCGCCGACCACACGCTGCACACGATCCACAACGCCCAGGTCGTCGACCTGCTCGGCGACGGCCGCAAGCAGATCGTGCTCGCCGCGTGGGAGGGGGTCTTCGCGCTCGACCGCCGCGGCCGGGGCGGCTGGTCGCGGACGAAGATCGGCGAGGGCGACCAGGCGGGCGACCCGTTCAAGGGGGCCAGCGAGGTCAAGGTCGGCAGGCTGACCGACGGCTCTCGCTACGTCGCGACCATCGAGCCCTGGCACGGCAACCAGGTCGTCGTCTACACGCCGCCGAAGGCCCCGAAGGAGGGCGAGTCGCTCTGGACCCGCAAGGTGCTCGCGAAACCCGTCGCCTGGGGCCACGCCGTCTGGTGCGCGGACGTCGACGGCGACGGCGACGACGACCTGATCATCGGCCAGCGCGACCCCAACGCCGAGAAGGCCGAGGCCCCCCGCGGCCCCGGCGTCTTCGTCTTCGCCCCACGCCCCGGCGACGACGGGCCGACCTTCGACCGCCACGACGTCGACGACGGCGGCATGGCCTGCGAGGACGCCCTCGCCGCCGACCTGGACGGCGACGGCCGCATGGACCTGGTCGCCGGCGGCCGCGCCACCCACAACGTCCGGATCTACTGGAATCGCGCCCGCTGA
- a CDS encoding glycerophosphodiester phosphodiesterase codes for MAVLPSLLLVLTMATTTQTDSKAVEIVAHRGESADAPENTMAAFKLAWSRKVEAIELDVHLSRDGVLVVSHDGDTKRTTGVAKEIKESAWSDLKGLDAGRWKNPKFAGEPLPTLDEALATIPDGARCFIEVKTGPEAVPALVEAVRRSGKKPAQTAVISFHADTVAEAKKRLPELKAYYLASFKRDPKTNVVSPTVDELISKAKELNADGLDLDFKGPIDRAFVDRVKSAGLALYVWTVDDPAIARRLIEAGVDGITTNKAEWLKGQLRRD; via the coding sequence ATGGCCGTCCTACCGAGCTTGCTGCTGGTGCTGACGATGGCGACGACGACGCAGACCGATTCGAAAGCCGTGGAGATCGTCGCCCACCGCGGCGAGTCGGCCGACGCGCCCGAGAACACGATGGCCGCCTTCAAACTGGCCTGGAGCCGCAAGGTCGAGGCCATCGAGCTGGACGTCCACCTCTCGCGCGACGGCGTCCTCGTCGTCAGCCACGACGGCGACACGAAGCGCACCACGGGGGTCGCGAAGGAGATCAAGGAGTCCGCCTGGAGCGACCTCAAGGGCCTCGACGCCGGCCGCTGGAAGAACCCCAAGTTCGCCGGCGAGCCCCTCCCGACGCTCGACGAGGCCCTGGCCACCATCCCCGACGGGGCTCGCTGCTTCATCGAGGTCAAGACCGGCCCCGAGGCCGTCCCCGCGCTCGTCGAGGCCGTCCGCAGGTCGGGCAAGAAGCCCGCGCAGACGGCCGTCATCAGCTTCCACGCCGACACGGTCGCCGAGGCCAAGAAGCGGCTCCCCGAGCTGAAGGCGTATTACCTCGCCAGCTTCAAGCGCGACCCCAAGACCAACGTCGTCTCCCCGACCGTCGACGAACTGATCTCGAAAGCCAAAGAGCTGAACGCCGACGGCCTCGACCTCGACTTCAAGGGCCCCATCGACCGCGCCTTCGTCGACCGCGTCAAGTCGGCGGGCCTCGCGCTCTACGTCTGGACGGTCGACGACCCCGCCATCGCCCGCCGCCTGATCGAGGCCGGCGTCGACGGGATCACCACCAACAAGGCCGAGTGGCTCAAGGGGCAATTGCGCCGCGATTGA
- a CDS encoding inorganic diphosphatase, with product MLHPWHDVTPGEHLPLEFNALIEIPMGSSVKYELDKQTGLLRLDRVLYSAVYYPANYGFIPQTYAEDDDPLDVLVLCQEAVAPMTLVTARAIGLMTMVDAGKKDHKILAVAVGDPEFNSFREATELPPHRLMMLRRFFQDYKYLEGKTVEVDEIQNSDTTRHVIEDSLQRYSAQRRRGFHHKH from the coding sequence ATGCTGCATCCCTGGCACGACGTCACACCCGGCGAGCACCTGCCGCTGGAGTTCAACGCCCTGATCGAGATCCCCATGGGGTCGAGCGTCAAGTACGAGCTGGACAAGCAGACCGGCCTGCTGCGGCTCGACCGCGTGCTCTACTCGGCGGTCTACTACCCGGCCAACTACGGCTTCATCCCCCAGACCTACGCCGAGGACGACGACCCGCTCGACGTCCTGGTCCTCTGCCAGGAGGCCGTCGCCCCCATGACCCTCGTCACGGCGCGGGCGATCGGCCTGATGACCATGGTCGACGCCGGCAAGAAGGATCATAAAATCCTGGCCGTCGCCGTCGGCGACCCCGAGTTCAACAGCTTCCGCGAGGCGACGGAACTCCCCCCCCACCGCCTGATGATGCTGCGGCGGTTCTTCCAGGACTACAAGTATCTGGAAGGCAAGACCGTCGAGGTCGACGAGATCCAGAACTCCGACACCACCCGCCACGTCATCGAAGACTCCCTCCAGCGCTACAGCGCCCAGCGCCGCCGCGGCTTCCACCACAAGCACTGA
- a CDS encoding alpha/beta fold hydrolase, producing the protein MEKSDEAATPAGFKHQQIAASGVMLHAVETGAGPLMVLVSGWPQTWYSWRKVMPRLAERFHVVAVDLPGLGESDPAKGGHDTGSIALHLDPILDAFDASDCRLVTHDVGAWVGYAYAARRPERVRNLTLIDGAIPGLASQDSYRFTPETAAKTWHFAFNYVLELPEMLIAGRERAFLAWLFRTKSVDWAAAFDEEAIEIYARAYAAPGRWSAGLAYYRSIFDSIAQNRATAAVPLAMPVLAIGAEACMGAAMGRSLGEAATDVQGVVIDRCGHYVAEERPDALLDVLLPFCLA; encoded by the coding sequence ATGGAGAAAAGCGACGAGGCGGCGACGCCCGCCGGGTTCAAGCACCAGCAGATCGCCGCGTCCGGCGTCATGCTGCACGCGGTCGAGACGGGCGCGGGGCCGCTCATGGTGCTGGTGTCGGGCTGGCCGCAGACCTGGTACTCGTGGCGCAAGGTGATGCCACGACTGGCGGAGCGGTTTCACGTCGTCGCCGTGGACCTGCCGGGGCTCGGCGAGAGCGACCCCGCGAAGGGCGGCCACGACACCGGTTCGATCGCCTTGCACCTCGATCCGATCCTCGACGCCTTCGACGCGAGCGACTGCCGGCTCGTCACGCACGACGTCGGCGCCTGGGTCGGCTACGCCTACGCGGCGCGGCGGCCCGAGCGGGTCCGCAACCTCACCCTGATCGACGGAGCGATCCCCGGGCTCGCGTCCCAGGACTCCTACCGGTTCACGCCCGAGACGGCGGCGAAGACCTGGCACTTCGCCTTCAACTACGTCCTCGAGCTTCCCGAGATGCTGATCGCGGGCCGCGAACGGGCCTTCCTCGCCTGGCTCTTCCGCACGAAATCCGTCGACTGGGCCGCGGCCTTCGACGAGGAGGCGATCGAGATCTACGCCCGGGCCTACGCCGCCCCGGGCCGATGGAGCGCCGGGCTGGCGTATTATCGGTCGATCTTCGACTCGATCGCGCAGAACCGGGCGACCGCGGCCGTCCCGCTGGCGATGCCCGTGCTGGCGATCGGGGCCGAGGCGTGCATGGGCGCGGCGATGGGCCGCTCCCTCGGCGAGGCAGCGACCGACGTCCAGGGCGTCGTCATCGATCGGTGCGGCCACTACGTCGCCGAGGAGAGGCCCGACGCCCTGCTGGACGTCCTGCTGCCGTTCTGCCTGGCTTGA
- a CDS encoding NAD-dependent epimerase/dehydratase family protein, with the protein MQPDPTQDPTGGDEPEALADGPRFLPPLHGGLPILDPDEAYVEDGEGFEPDEEFDEFDVDDEPRTVLITGACSDVGRKLRTAWEDVYDLILLDADPGEEDGDVFKVDLTAFDEEWTTHFHGVDTVVHLAAEPDEDATLADLVRPDLDVLANVLNASALAAVERIVFASSNQVMSGLRQRPPELISTDLPPNPAGVYGAIKLAAERFGRSLAHAFDVTFVAVRLGTVQPGANRPESLKDDWDRKLWLSNGDLVRLFDAAVEAEIEDRLFLVVNGVSRNQGALWDLTDAAEVLGYLPEDDAFAPRHQAEALDERHSH; encoded by the coding sequence ATGCAGCCCGACCCGACGCAAGACCCGACGGGTGGAGACGAACCCGAAGCCCTGGCCGATGGCCCGCGCTTCCTGCCCCCGCTCCACGGCGGGCTGCCGATCCTCGACCCCGACGAGGCCTACGTCGAGGACGGGGAGGGGTTCGAGCCCGACGAGGAATTCGACGAGTTCGACGTCGACGACGAGCCCCGGACGGTGCTGATCACCGGGGCCTGCAGCGACGTCGGCCGCAAGCTGCGCACGGCCTGGGAGGACGTCTACGACCTGATCCTCCTGGACGCCGACCCCGGCGAGGAGGACGGCGACGTCTTCAAGGTCGACCTCACGGCCTTCGACGAGGAGTGGACCACCCACTTCCACGGCGTCGACACCGTCGTCCACCTGGCCGCCGAGCCCGACGAGGACGCGACCCTGGCCGACCTGGTCCGCCCCGACCTGGACGTGCTCGCCAACGTGCTGAACGCCTCGGCGCTGGCGGCCGTCGAGCGGATCGTCTTCGCCAGCTCGAACCAGGTCATGTCGGGCCTCCGCCAGCGTCCGCCCGAGCTGATCTCCACCGACCTGCCGCCCAACCCCGCGGGCGTGTACGGCGCGATCAAGCTCGCCGCCGAGCGCTTCGGCCGCAGCCTGGCGCACGCCTTCGACGTGACCTTCGTCGCCGTCCGCCTCGGTACCGTCCAGCCCGGCGCGAACCGGCCCGAGTCGCTCAAGGACGACTGGGACCGCAAGCTCTGGCTCTCCAACGGCGACCTCGTCCGCCTCTTCGACGCCGCCGTCGAGGCCGAGATCGAGGACCGGCTCTTCCTGGTCGTCAACGGCGTCTCGCGCAACCAGGGGGCGCTCTGGGACCTCACCGACGCCGCCGAGGTCCTCGGCTACCTCCCCGAGGACGACGCCTTCGCCCCCCGGCACCAGGCCGAGGCCCTCGACGAACGCCACTCGCACTGA